Within Acidobacteriota bacterium, the genomic segment TGCATTTTGGACGCATGCTCAACGTGCTGACGCCGCTGCAGGATATTGTCGGGTCGATCACGCCGACGCCGTTGCACTTTGTGTCGGCGCACGGTTACACGCCTCCGGATATCGATCCCAAGGCTCACCGCTTGATGGTTCAGGGCATGGTGGACCGCCCACTGGTCTTTACGCTGAATGAGTTGAAACAGTTGCCCTCGGTGTCGAGAATTACGTATCTCGAATGCCAGGCGAACCGTCCCGAGTATAAGCAGGAGACGCTGGAGTTGACCTTTGGCAAGACGGGGTGCAGCCAGTGGACCGGCGTACTGCTCTCCGTGCTGCTGAAGGAGGCCGGTGTGCGCGCCGACGCCAAGTGGATCGTGGCGGAAGGTTCCGAGAATGGGCGGATGACCAAGAGTACTCCGCTCTCAAAGGCCATGGATGACGTGCTGGTTGCGTATGGCATGAACGGGGAAGCGGTGCGTCCCGAGAACGGTTATCCTTTGCGGCTGGTGGTGCCTGGGTTTGAAGCCATCCACAGCGTGAAGTGGCTGCGGCAGATCAAGGTAACCGACCGGCCGTATATGGGATTCCAGGAAACAGGGCGATACTCGCCGCGCACTCCTAAGGGGATCGAATTCACCTTCGCGCAGGGTCCGAAGTCGGTGATCACTTATCCCTCGGGCGGGCAACGCCTCACTCGGCACGGTTTCCACGAGATTCGCGGACTGGCGTGGTCCGGCGGTGGAAGAGTGAGCAAAGCGGAAGTGTCGCTGGACGGCGGTAAGACGTGGAAGGAAGCGCAACTGCAAGGCCCAGCACTGCCCATGGCGCATACGCGCTTCACTCTGCCGTGGCAGTGGAACGGGGAAGACGTGGTGCTGATGTCGCGGTGCACGGATGAATTGGGCGAAGTGCAGCCGACGCTGGTCCAGTTTGCGAAGTTCTGGGGAGCCACCTCGACGGAGTTTCTGGCCGGAACAGCCAGCGGCGCGGGACACAGCAACGCGATACAGCCGTGGGGAGTCCGTAAGGATGGAAGCGTCTACAACGCCATCACTTAAAGTGCCGATGTTGCCTTTGGCTTCCAGTAAACTCCCTCTTCGGGTGTCATGCCAATGTTTGCATAAACACTCCACTTTACAATAGCTCTCAAAAAAACAGCGGAGGCGGGCATCTAGCCCGCCTCCGCATTCTTGCAAATCGCCGATCTCAGAACAACTCGGGGAATGAGAACGTCAGCACTGCGTTGAGGCGCTTGTCGGAGACCATCACCTCTTTGTGCTTGGCATTCACGGCCACGCCGCGGGGCATTTCAAAGACGCCGTTGGGGCCACCCACGC encodes:
- the soxC gene encoding sulfite dehydrogenase, with product MEGTMETKKASRRRFLRQASLAGMAAGMAVEAAPALSAQMEMMPSGGSAAASSPGAGAPPGNPTDRLAYGVRSRHEKTIRAIAGDSVNPEHLHFGRMLNVLTPLQDIVGSITPTPLHFVSAHGYTPPDIDPKAHRLMVQGMVDRPLVFTLNELKQLPSVSRITYLECQANRPEYKQETLELTFGKTGCSQWTGVLLSVLLKEAGVRADAKWIVAEGSENGRMTKSTPLSKAMDDVLVAYGMNGEAVRPENGYPLRLVVPGFEAIHSVKWLRQIKVTDRPYMGFQETGRYSPRTPKGIEFTFAQGPKSVITYPSGGQRLTRHGFHEIRGLAWSGGGRVSKAEVSLDGGKTWKEAQLQGPALPMAHTRFTLPWQWNGEDVVLMSRCTDELGEVQPTLVQFAKFWGATSTEFLAGTASGAGHSNAIQPWGVRKDGSVYNAIT